In Rahnella sikkimica, the following are encoded in one genomic region:
- a CDS encoding ABC transporter permease, producing the protein MKHVLRRVFTDPFLWVLALLLALIFGMTSLGGLFHWMFPELSRPVYQQESFASLVEAHLLLVGVSSLIAVVIGVAAGVGVTRPAGKEFRSLVETLVAMGQTFPPVAVLAVAVPVMGFSEKPAIIALVLYGLLPILQGTIAGIESVPASAREIAQGVGMSRWQMLRKVEIPLAAPVIIAGIRTSVIINIGTAAIASTVGTSSLGSPIIIGLSGFNTAYVLQGAVIVALLAICVDMLFERWSRWLQRWQQRSGGESVR; encoded by the coding sequence ATGAAACACGTGTTACGGCGAGTTTTCACGGATCCTTTCCTCTGGGTACTGGCACTCTTACTGGCGCTGATTTTCGGGATGACGTCGCTCGGCGGTCTGTTCCACTGGATGTTCCCCGAACTCAGCAGACCGGTGTATCAGCAGGAAAGTTTCGCCTCGCTGGTGGAAGCGCACCTGCTGCTGGTCGGCGTTTCGAGCCTGATTGCGGTAGTGATTGGCGTGGCGGCGGGCGTGGGCGTGACGCGTCCGGCGGGTAAGGAATTCCGCTCGCTGGTCGAAACGCTGGTGGCGATGGGGCAGACTTTTCCGCCAGTTGCCGTGCTGGCGGTGGCGGTGCCGGTGATGGGATTCAGCGAAAAACCGGCGATTATTGCGCTGGTGCTTTACGGATTGCTGCCCATTTTGCAGGGAACGATTGCCGGGATTGAATCGGTGCCTGCGTCGGCACGCGAAATTGCGCAGGGCGTCGGGATGAGCCGCTGGCAGATGCTGAGAAAGGTCGAAATCCCGCTGGCCGCACCGGTGATTATTGCCGGTATCCGTACCTCAGTGATCATTAATATCGGGACGGCGGCGATTGCGTCAACGGTCGGCACATCAAGCCTGGGGTCGCCGATTATTATCGGTCTGAGCGGCTTTAATACGGCGTATGTTTTGCAGGGCGCAGTGATTGTCGCGCTGCTGGCGATTTGCGTGGATATGCTGTTTGAACGCTGGAGCCGCTGGCTGCAACGGTGGCAGCAGCGGTCTGGCGGTGAATCAGTGCGCTGA